The following are encoded together in the Miscanthus floridulus cultivar M001 unplaced genomic scaffold, ASM1932011v1 fs_175_1_2, whole genome shotgun sequence genome:
- the LOC136530684 gene encoding putative ripening-related protein 5, with the protein MAMFLLVTLSASQMASSLRPHAGLGLGTCRPSGYLPGRSGNCEKSNDPDCCEDGKMYPQYRCSPPVTASTKAVLTLNSFEKGKDGGGPSECNNAYHSDEEKVVALSTGWFSNMARCGHRIKITANSNSVYAKVVDECDSVEGCDEDHNFEPPCDNNIVDASPAAWDALGLDQNVGMVDITWSEE; encoded by the coding sequence ATGGCGATGTTCCTCCTGGTCACGCTCTCTGCTTCCCAAATGGCGTCCTCCCTCCGCCCCCACGCTGGCCTCGGGCTCGGCACATGCCGCCCCAGCGGGTACCTCCCGGGCCGGTCTGGCAATTGTGAGAAGAGCAACGACCCGGACTGCTGCGAGGACGGTAAGATGTACCCGCAGTATCGCTGCTCGCCGCCGGTCACAGCCAGCACCAAGGCAGTGCTGACGCTCAACAGCTTTGAGAAGGGCAAGGACGGCGGCGGCCCGTCAGAGTGCAACAACGCGTACCACAGTGACGAGGAGAAGGTTGTTGCGCTCTCAACGGGATGGTTCAGCAACATGGCTCGCTGCGGGCACCGCATCAAGATCACAGCGAACAGCAACTCCGTGTACGCCAAGGTGGTGGACGAGTGTGACTCCGTGGAAGGCTGTGACGAGGACCACAACTTTGAGCCGCCATGCGACAACAACATCGTCGACGCGTCGCCAGCTGCGTGGGATGCCTTGGGGCTCGATCAGAACGTCGGCATGGTAGACATCACCTGGTCGGAGGAGTGA